A stretch of the Deltaproteobacteria bacterium genome encodes the following:
- a CDS encoding flavodoxin family protein, translated as MDVLAISGSARAAGNTQYLLNHALQVLQQHSFTTALISLHNKHILPCTACLQCAEEKNVCILADDFMPIYEQMRQAKALLIGSPVYFGSASPNIMALLDRAGYLARLGDNIFYRKIGAPVVVARRAGVNFTYAQLMFFFSIMGMVVPGSSYWPIAYGHQPGEVAQDDEGLKTISDLAENIAWLLQKLR; from the coding sequence ATGGACGTGCTGGCTATCTCTGGCTCTGCCCGCGCGGCGGGCAATACCCAATATCTGCTCAACCATGCCCTGCAGGTGCTCCAGCAACACAGTTTTACCACCGCCCTGATCTCTCTCCATAATAAGCATATTTTGCCTTGCACTGCCTGCCTGCAGTGCGCCGAGGAGAAGAATGTCTGCATCTTGGCGGATGACTTCATGCCCATTTATGAACAGATGCGCCAGGCTAAGGCCCTGCTGATTGGCTCCCCGGTTTACTTCGGCTCCGCCTCCCCTAATATCATGGCCTTGTTAGATCGGGCCGGATATCTAGCTCGCCTGGGCGATAATATTTTTTACCGGAAAATCGGTGCCCCGGTGGTCGTGGCCCGCCGGGCCGGGGTTAATTTTACCTATGCCCAACTGATGTTCTTCTTTTCCATCATGGGAATGGTGGTGCCAGGGTCGAGCTACTGGCCGATAGCTTATGGCCATCAGCCCGGCGAGGTGGCCCAGGATGATGAGGGTCTTAAAACCATCAGCGATCTGGCTGAAAACATCGCCTGGCTCTTGCAGAAACTTCGATAA
- a CDS encoding NAD-dependent epimerase/dehydratase family protein, with amino-acid sequence MAAKLIMVTGGAGFIGSHVVDLLLEQGHRVLVVDDLSTGSRANLNPQAEFHQLDIRRPEVYDLILQTKPAVICHQAAQVSVRNSVADPLYDATINIMGSLNLLQAAIETRVEKFIFASTGGAIYGEQDYFPADEQHPLRPVCPYGVAKLAVEKYLYYYQQEYGLKYVALRYANVYGPRQDPYGEAGVVAIFAEKMLSGEQAVINGDGLQTRDFVYVKDVARANWLALGADVQGEINIGTGLETDINTLFHYLKEFTAASMEEYHGPPKSGEQRRSVINFGKARAQLGWEPQTPLKEGLAATVEYFRHHSTT; translated from the coding sequence ATGGCAGCTAAACTGATCATGGTTACCGGAGGGGCCGGGTTTATCGGCTCACATGTGGTGGACCTCCTGTTAGAGCAGGGGCACCGGGTGCTGGTGGTCGACGATCTCTCCACCGGCTCAAGGGCCAATCTCAATCCGCAGGCTGAATTTCATCAGTTGGATATTCGCCGTCCTGAGGTTTATGATCTGATTTTACAGACTAAGCCAGCGGTCATCTGCCATCAGGCCGCCCAGGTCAGTGTCAGGAATTCAGTGGCTGATCCGCTCTACGATGCCACGATCAATATCATGGGGTCTTTGAACCTGCTCCAGGCCGCGATCGAGACTAGAGTGGAAAAATTTATTTTCGCTTCCACCGGCGGCGCTATCTATGGCGAACAGGATTATTTCCCCGCCGATGAGCAGCATCCGCTGCGGCCGGTCTGTCCCTATGGGGTCGCCAAGCTGGCGGTGGAGAAGTACCTCTACTATTATCAGCAGGAGTATGGCCTTAAGTATGTGGCCCTGCGTTACGCCAATGTCTATGGGCCCCGGCAGGATCCTTACGGGGAGGCCGGGGTAGTGGCCATCTTTGCCGAGAAGATGCTGAGCGGGGAACAGGCGGTGATTAATGGCGACGGGTTACAGACCCGGGACTTTGTTTATGTTAAGGACGTGGCCCGGGCCAACTGGCTGGCCCTTGGTGCCGACGTTCAGGGCGAAATCAATATCGGCACCGGTCTGGAGACGGACATCAACACCCTGTTCCATTATCTGAAGGAATTTACTGCCGCTTCTATGGAGGAGTACCACGGCCCGCCCAAATCCGGGGAGCAGCGGCGCAGTGTGATCAATTTCGGCAAGGCCCGGGCGCAACTGGGCTGGGAGCCGCAGACCCCCTTGAAGGAGGGTCTGGCCGCTACGGTGGAGTATTTTCGCCACCATTCAACCACCTAG
- a CDS encoding response regulator has product MKKRILIVEDERIIAEDLQRTLENLGYSVAAIVPSGEEAVEIAATHNPDLVLMDIVLSGEMDGIAAAEQIRSCFKIPVVFLTAYGDEQTLKRAKLTEPFGYILKPFDNRELHITIEIAFHKSQTEKRIEHLNAVLRAVRGVSQVITPEIERDRLIQHACDKLIETRGYLTAWIALLDESGRFVQAAESGLGNNFHPLPERLQRGELIYCALQALTQTAPVVILNPPSACGDCPLAHQYQGRVAMTCRLEYNGQTYGLLSVSIPPEMAIYPEERELFQDVGEDLGFALHSIELREARQRSEEARQASEVQMRNLIESAPLGISIVQHGKYVYVNPAWLKMFGYDHAREILGREVGSFTVPELREMVRQRRSDSLAGREVPPYEVKTLKKNGQTFNVAVRLALIDYQGEPATLAFIIDVSAEKNLRAQLQQAQKMEAVGTLASGIAHDFNNILQAIQGYAEILLLELDNDHPGFAELKTINKAAQQGAKLIQQILTLGRKAESNLQPVNLNEAIEKIEKILVRTIPRMIAIELRQARNLWTVHADPIQLEQVLLNLAVNARDAMPAGGKLILATENLTLDHQHRQDHLGVKPGDYVLLSVSDTGCGMSKELMERIFEPFFTTKEPGRGTGLGLAMVYGVVQSHGGYINCSSEPGKGTTFRIYLPALDKAGELAQPVVKKALEVSWQGTETILFVDDEETLRDLGQNMLKRYGYQVITAASGEEALQIYRQQARYLDLVILDLSMPGMGGKRCLEELIGLDPQARVVLTSGFNEDSVGQEVFQAKKTWFLRKPYNLRQLLTTVRGILDKF; this is encoded by the coding sequence ATGAAAAAGCGTATCTTGATCGTGGAAGATGAAAGGATTATCGCCGAAGATCTGCAACGGACGCTGGAGAACCTGGGTTACAGTGTTGCCGCTATCGTGCCCTCGGGGGAGGAAGCGGTAGAAATAGCCGCAACCCATAACCCCGATTTGGTGCTGATGGATATTGTCTTATCAGGTGAGATGGATGGTATCGCGGCCGCGGAGCAGATCCGCTCCTGTTTCAAAATCCCGGTGGTGTTCCTCACCGCTTATGGAGATGAGCAGACCTTGAAGCGCGCCAAATTAACCGAACCTTTCGGATATATCTTAAAACCTTTTGACAACCGAGAATTGCACATTACTATCGAAATCGCTTTTCACAAAAGTCAGACCGAGAAGCGGATTGAGCACCTCAACGCCGTATTGCGGGCGGTCCGCGGTGTCAGCCAAGTCATCACCCCGGAAATAGAGCGCGACCGGCTGATCCAGCACGCCTGCGACAAATTAATCGAGACGCGGGGTTATTTAACCGCCTGGATCGCACTCTTGGATGAATCCGGGCGATTTGTGCAAGCCGCTGAATCTGGACTGGGTAATAACTTTCACCCCCTGCCGGAGCGCTTGCAACGTGGTGAGTTAATTTACTGTGCTCTTCAGGCCCTGACCCAAACGGCTCCGGTGGTAATTCTGAATCCGCCGTCAGCTTGTGGTGATTGTCCCTTGGCTCATCAATACCAAGGCCGGGTGGCCATGACTTGCCGATTGGAATATAACGGCCAAACCTACGGGTTGCTAAGTGTTTCCATCCCCCCCGAAATGGCGATTTACCCGGAGGAGCGAGAGCTTTTCCAAGATGTGGGGGAAGATCTGGGTTTTGCCCTGCACAGTATCGAACTTAGGGAAGCGCGCCAGCGGTCGGAGGAGGCGCGGCAGGCTTCAGAAGTCCAAATGCGCAACCTGATCGAATCAGCCCCGCTAGGGATCAGCATAGTTCAGCACGGAAAATACGTTTATGTCAATCCCGCTTGGCTCAAAATGTTTGGCTATGACCATGCCAGGGAAATTTTGGGTCGCGAAGTGGGGTCTTTCACTGTTCCGGAGCTGCGAGAAATGGTCCGACAGAGGCGGTCAGATAGTTTGGCGGGCCGGGAAGTCCCCCCTTACGAGGTCAAAACCCTGAAAAAGAATGGCCAAACTTTTAATGTTGCAGTGAGGCTGGCGCTAATAGACTATCAGGGCGAACCGGCTACGCTGGCTTTTATTATCGATGTCAGCGCTGAGAAAAACCTGCGGGCACAACTCCAACAGGCCCAAAAAATGGAGGCAGTGGGGACCCTGGCCAGCGGCATTGCTCATGACTTCAATAATATTCTTCAAGCTATTCAGGGTTATGCCGAAATTCTTCTCTTGGAGCTGGACAATGATCATCCTGGCTTTGCTGAATTAAAAACAATAAACAAAGCCGCCCAGCAGGGGGCTAAATTGATCCAGCAAATTCTTACCTTAGGTCGGAAGGCAGAGAGCAATCTCCAACCGGTCAATCTCAATGAGGCCATTGAGAAAATTGAAAAGATCTTGGTCAGAACTATCCCCCGGATGATTGCCATTGAATTACGGCAGGCGCGTAATTTATGGACGGTCCATGCCGACCCGATTCAACTTGAGCAGGTGCTGTTAAATCTGGCGGTTAATGCCCGCGATGCCATGCCAGCAGGAGGGAAATTAATCCTGGCCACCGAAAACCTCACTTTAGACCATCAGCACCGCCAAGATCATCTGGGGGTCAAACCCGGTGATTATGTCTTACTCAGCGTTTCCGATACGGGCTGCGGCATGTCGAAAGAGCTGATGGAACGCATTTTTGAGCCATTCTTTACCACCAAAGAGCCCGGTCGGGGCACCGGCTTGGGGCTGGCCATGGTCTATGGGGTGGTGCAAAGTCATGGGGGATACATAAATTGCTCCAGCGAACCCGGGAAAGGAACCACTTTCAGAATTTATCTGCCGGCTTTGGACAAAGCCGGTGAACTGGCCCAACCAGTGGTAAAGAAGGCTTTAGAGGTTTCCTGGCAGGGGACAGAGACCATCCTGTTCGTCGATGACGAGGAAACCCTGCGAGATTTAGGTCAAAACATGTTGAAAAGGTATGGTTATCAGGTAATTACTGCGGCCAGCGGCGAGGAGGCGTTACAGATTTATCGACAGCAGGCCAGATATCTAGATCTGGTTATTTTGGATCTATCGATGCCGGGCATGGGGGGTAAGAGATGTCTGGAAGAATTGATTGGACTCGATCCCCAGGCCAGAGTGGTTCTCACCAGCGGTTTTAACGAGGACTCTGTGGGACAGGAAGTTTTCCAGGCCAAAAAAACCTGGTTCCTTAGGAAGCCTTATAACCTGAGACAACTGCTCACAACGGTCCGGGGGATCTTAGACAAGTTCTAA
- the meaB gene encoding methylmalonyl Co-A mutase-associated GTPase MeaB, which yields MDMVEQIRGGDIRTSARLIRDIDDGVPEARTVLKALHPYTGRAHIIGITGAPGVGKSTLTDKMIQYLREHDKTVGVVAVDPTSPFSGGAILGDRIRMQRHATDEGVFIRSLATRGHFGGLTVSARAVIAVLDAMGKDYVLVETVGVGQDEVEVVSTAHTTLVVTVPGMGDDIQAIKAGILEVGDLFVINKADRDGAERTYQELVTMLEMRAATREADSWQPGVYLTEAPRNVGISELMQGIFAHQEFLQQDGGKLLQKTLYQRTRAELLDLIKAGIAQKIMQSLTAYDRLEQLIADILDKKTDPYTVSEEIVARTLKQCKF from the coding sequence ATGGATATGGTTGAGCAGATCCGAGGAGGGGACATCCGCACCAGTGCCCGGCTGATACGTGATATTGATGATGGCGTCCCCGAAGCCCGAACAGTTCTAAAAGCCCTGCACCCTTACACCGGTCGGGCCCACATTATTGGCATCACCGGCGCTCCCGGGGTTGGCAAGAGCACCCTCACCGATAAGATGATTCAATATCTCCGGGAGCATGACAAAACCGTCGGGGTGGTAGCGGTAGACCCTACCAGCCCCTTTTCCGGCGGCGCCATCCTGGGGGATCGCATCCGCATGCAGCGCCATGCCACTGATGAGGGAGTATTTATCCGCTCTCTGGCGACCCGGGGGCACTTTGGCGGGCTAACCGTGTCGGCCCGGGCGGTAATCGCCGTACTCGATGCCATGGGCAAGGATTATGTCCTGGTGGAGACTGTGGGCGTGGGCCAGGATGAAGTTGAGGTCGTCAGCACCGCCCATACCACCCTGGTGGTCACCGTGCCAGGGATGGGTGATGATATTCAGGCCATCAAGGCGGGCATTCTGGAAGTAGGCGACCTGTTCGTGATCAACAAGGCCGACCGGGACGGCGCCGAGCGCACCTACCAGGAGCTGGTCACCATGCTGGAGATGCGGGCCGCCACCCGAGAGGCGGACAGCTGGCAGCCTGGCGTATATCTTACCGAAGCTCCCCGCAATGTTGGGATCTCCGAGCTGATGCAAGGGATTTTCGCCCACCAAGAATTTCTTCAGCAAGACGGTGGTAAATTATTGCAAAAAACCCTTTATCAACGCACTCGGGCTGAATTACTCGACCTGATCAAAGCCGGCATTGCCCAGAAAATTATGCAGTCCCTGACCGCCTACGACCGCCTCGAGCAACTGATTGCCGATATCCTTGATAAAAAGACCGACCCCTACACGGTCAGCGAAGAAATC
- a CDS encoding DUF72 domain-containing protein — protein MIRIGPAGWDYPDWQGVVYPPKIKGTERLVFLSQFFLVVEINVTFYRPLSPVVSRRWLEAVAEHPDFRFTAKLLQVFTHDRTAAAWQAEASVKAGLEPLLLAGRLGVLLAQFPYSFHHTEANQAYLVTLRQHFADYPLAVEVRHRSWQRPEVRQFLHDQHLEFCNIDQPQVSYALGTTNWVTGNVGYLRLHGRNRRAWFGKLNDPHARYDYLYDSHELAQLEHRARELAAQATETYLIFNNHPHGQAVANALEMIKRLRPGRLLLPESLKAAFPRLNPLEDVVEG, from the coding sequence ATGATCCGCATCGGTCCGGCGGGCTGGGACTACCCCGATTGGCAGGGAGTGGTCTATCCCCCCAAAATAAAGGGCACGGAGCGACTGGTCTTTCTCAGCCAATTTTTCCTGGTGGTGGAAATTAATGTCACTTTTTACCGGCCGTTGTCCCCGGTGGTGTCCCGGCGCTGGCTGGAAGCGGTCGCCGAACACCCCGATTTTCGCTTTACCGCCAAGCTCTTGCAGGTATTTACCCATGACCGCACCGCGGCCGCCTGGCAGGCAGAGGCCTCGGTTAAAGCTGGTCTGGAACCGCTGCTCTTAGCCGGTCGCCTGGGGGTATTACTGGCCCAATTTCCTTATTCATTTCATCATACCGAGGCCAACCAGGCCTATCTGGTAACTCTCCGTCAGCATTTTGCCGACTATCCGCTGGCCGTGGAGGTCCGCCATCGCTCCTGGCAGCGCCCGGAGGTACGGCAATTTTTGCATGACCAGCACCTGGAATTCTGTAATATTGACCAGCCCCAGGTTTCCTATGCTCTGGGGACTACCAACTGGGTGACCGGTAATGTGGGTTATCTGCGCCTGCACGGTCGCAACCGCCGGGCCTGGTTCGGAAAACTCAACGACCCCCACGCCCGCTATGATTATCTATATGACTCCCATGAGTTGGCTCAGCTGGAACATCGGGCCCGGGAACTGGCAGCCCAAGCTACTGAAACCTATCTGATTTTTAATAACCATCCGCATGGACAGGCGGTAGCCAATGCCCTGGAGATGATTAAGCGTCTGCGGCCTGGCCGCCTGTTATTGCCCGAAAGCTTAAAGGCTGCCTTCCCGCGGTTGAATCCCTTGGAAGACGTGGTAGAGGGCTAG
- a CDS encoding zinc ribbon domain-containing protein — translation MPIYDFVCPHCGARRDMLLLPGDLGEDILCPACGLGTLIRVVSASELPSERCTGPAGPTKGGHSGDAPEDS, via the coding sequence ATGCCAATTTATGACTTTGTCTGTCCGCATTGCGGGGCCAGACGGGATATGCTGTTACTCCCGGGAGACTTGGGGGAGGATATTCTCTGTCCGGCCTGCGGCCTAGGAACGCTGATCCGAGTTGTCTCCGCTTCGGAGCTCCCCTCAGAACGCTGTACCGGACCGGCTGGACCTACTAAGGGTGGCCATTCCGGGGACGCCCCTGAGGATAGTTGA
- a CDS encoding DUF2007 domain-containing protein, with translation MPYVRLRTLANRFEADLLTRALDQAGVDYFLRTFEDTAYDGLFTAREGWGAIWVAAADQQWAAGIIAQFEQAYGLDLGSD, from the coding sequence ATGCCTTATGTCAGACTGCGCACTTTGGCGAACCGCTTTGAAGCCGACCTGCTGACCCGGGCTCTGGATCAGGCCGGAGTCGATTATTTTTTACGAACTTTTGAGGATACCGCCTATGATGGCCTGTTTACGGCTCGCGAGGGTTGGGGAGCGATTTGGGTGGCCGCAGCCGATCAGCAGTGGGCGGCCGGGATTATCGCCCAGTTTGAGCAGGCCTACGGGTTAGACCTGGGTTCTGACTAA
- the scpB gene encoding methylmalonyl-CoA decarboxylase, which translates to MEFILTDFQEQIGTITFNHPAKRHALSRALVSELIAALSKFRNQKARALILRAPPGSKVWSAGVDITEFPQPGEEALPYYGHIERLIRAIQHFPAPVIAMIEGSVWGGACELALVCDILIGADTASFAITPARIGVPYNPAGILHFINRVGMATVKEMFFTAQPIAAPRALAVGILTHLVPAAELESFTYQMARIITLNSPLSISVIKEQLRLLGNAMPLSPETFERIQGLREKVYHSKDYLEGQQAFLEKRPPEFKGE; encoded by the coding sequence TTGGAATTTATTTTAACTGATTTCCAGGAACAGATCGGCACTATCACCTTCAATCACCCGGCTAAACGCCATGCCTTAAGTAGGGCCCTGGTCAGTGAACTAATTGCGGCTTTATCTAAATTTAGGAATCAAAAAGCCCGGGCGTTGATTTTGCGTGCTCCTCCAGGGTCCAAGGTCTGGTCGGCCGGAGTGGATATCACCGAATTCCCACAGCCAGGGGAAGAGGCGCTGCCGTATTATGGTCATATAGAACGGCTTATCCGGGCCATTCAACATTTCCCGGCTCCAGTGATCGCCATGATTGAAGGAAGCGTCTGGGGCGGGGCCTGCGAGTTAGCCCTGGTTTGCGATATCCTGATTGGCGCTGATACCGCCAGCTTCGCCATTACCCCGGCCCGCATCGGAGTGCCTTATAATCCTGCCGGTATCCTGCATTTCATCAATAGGGTGGGAATGGCTACGGTCAAGGAGATGTTCTTCACGGCCCAGCCGATTGCCGCCCCACGGGCCTTGGCGGTGGGTATCCTTACCCATTTGGTCCCCGCGGCGGAGTTGGAAAGCTTTACCTATCAGATGGCCAGGATAATCACTTTAAATTCGCCGTTGAGCATCTCGGTAATCAAAGAGCAACTCCGCCTCCTGGGCAATGCCATGCCCTTGAGTCCGGAGACTTTTGAGCGCATCCAGGGGTTACGTGAAAAAGTTTACCACAGTAAAGACTATCTGGAAGGCCAGCAGGCATTTCTGGAGAAACGTCCGCCAGAGTTTAAAGGAGAATAG
- a CDS encoding sensor histidine kinase, with amino-acid sequence MEPTDLDVVRQRVQEKKKSFQEYNFGRLQDDAIKTFFDLSQEYETLENLYRVCITVIKEFFDRDSRLCLVSSDAGRMEYVCDSLTGLQPEMTPPPPYIYLSSTTYEVGSSWIIPIRGNRLLVERLPFFAKDQVIGMLEIFPVDGLSESDKFFFEKYTNRLGYCLNNKIILWQNIQHIRFINSLVADIEHNVITPNISLTLYLRHLKKKIMSLHDLCRGLPTAPAAEAKAREIAPALQELIQGIEEDFQNLEKHYQGISLYLESLFRPSHFEKGHFVLRRRTCNVRSEIIAPQLELFLPKFRERQIEIDESLGGVPEEDLTLSVDKGLIAQVYANLFSNAVKYTRPSPSGRKYVSFGRQLVKDFFGPGKDGIRFNVFSSGPHVPPPDIEHIFDEGYRGSNIGGEVGTGRGLYFMRNVIETHGGQVGYEPTSEGNDFYFILPVLGLEKSPERS; translated from the coding sequence ATGGAACCCACTGATCTAGATGTGGTTCGCCAACGCGTCCAGGAAAAGAAAAAGAGTTTCCAGGAATACAATTTCGGCCGGTTACAGGATGATGCGATTAAAACCTTCTTCGACCTGTCCCAGGAATATGAAACCCTGGAAAACCTTTATCGGGTCTGCATTACGGTCATTAAGGAGTTCTTTGACCGGGACAGCCGCCTCTGTCTGGTGTCTAGCGATGCCGGCCGGATGGAGTATGTGTGCGACAGTTTGACTGGACTCCAGCCTGAAATGACGCCGCCACCTCCGTATATTTATCTTTCCAGCACCACCTATGAGGTCGGGTCCTCCTGGATTATTCCGATCCGGGGCAATCGTTTGTTGGTGGAACGGTTGCCGTTTTTTGCCAAGGACCAGGTGATCGGCATGCTGGAAATCTTTCCGGTGGATGGTCTTTCCGAGTCTGACAAGTTTTTCTTTGAAAAATATACTAACCGTCTGGGCTACTGTTTAAATAACAAAATCATTCTCTGGCAGAACATCCAGCATATTCGGTTTATCAATAGTCTGGTGGCCGACATCGAACATAATGTCATCACCCCGAACATCAGCCTGACGCTTTACTTGCGCCATTTAAAAAAGAAAATCATGTCCTTGCATGACCTGTGCCGTGGTCTTCCGACCGCCCCCGCAGCCGAGGCCAAAGCCCGAGAAATAGCCCCGGCCCTGCAGGAATTGATTCAAGGCATCGAAGAAGATTTTCAGAATCTGGAAAAGCATTATCAAGGCATCAGCCTGTATTTAGAATCCCTATTCCGGCCCAGCCATTTCGAGAAAGGCCACTTTGTCCTCCGACGTCGGACCTGCAACGTCCGTAGCGAGATCATTGCTCCGCAGTTGGAACTGTTTTTGCCCAAATTCCGGGAACGCCAGATCGAAATCGACGAAAGCCTGGGCGGGGTCCCGGAAGAAGATCTCACCTTATCCGTAGATAAGGGATTGATTGCCCAAGTATACGCTAATCTTTTCTCTAATGCGGTGAAATATACCCGCCCCAGCCCGTCGGGCCGTAAATATGTTTCTTTCGGTCGTCAATTGGTCAAAGATTTTTTCGGCCCGGGCAAAGATGGAATCCGCTTCAATGTCTTTTCCTCCGGGCCTCATGTTCCGCCCCCAGACATCGAGCATATCTTTGATGAAGGGTATCGCGGCAGCAATATCGGAGGAGAAGTGGGAACTGGCCGCGGCCTCTATTTTATGCGCAACGTCATCGAAACCCACGGCGGCCAGGTAGGCTATGAACCTACCTCGGAGGGCAATGATTTTTATTTTATTCTACCGGTCCTGGGATTGGAGAAATCTCCTGAAAGGTCCTGA
- a CDS encoding Fe-S-containing hydro-lyase, whose protein sequence is MSRTIKLTTPLNDQQVTDLQIGDKVLLSGVIYTARDAAHKRLIDLLNTGQELPFDLQGQVMYYVGPSPARPGQVIGAAGPTTSYRMDPYTPQLLARGLKAMIGKGKRSPEVIDALVKYKAVYLGATGGAGALIAQAIKEAQVLAYEDLGPEAIHRLVVEDFPTIVINDCRGHDLYEEGVKHYARSGKIGC, encoded by the coding sequence ATGTCCAGAACCATAAAATTAACCACCCCTTTGAATGACCAGCAGGTCACCGATCTGCAGATTGGTGATAAGGTTTTGCTGAGTGGTGTCATCTATACCGCCCGGGATGCGGCGCATAAGCGTCTGATTGACCTGTTGAACACCGGCCAGGAGCTGCCCTTTGATCTCCAGGGTCAGGTGATGTATTATGTGGGTCCCAGTCCGGCACGGCCCGGTCAGGTGATCGGGGCGGCCGGCCCCACCACCAGTTACCGGATGGATCCCTATACCCCCCAGCTTCTGGCTCGGGGACTCAAGGCCATGATCGGCAAAGGCAAGCGCAGCCCGGAAGTGATCGACGCCCTGGTGAAATATAAAGCGGTTTACCTGGGGGCGACCGGCGGGGCCGGGGCCTTGATTGCCCAGGCCATCAAAGAGGCTCAGGTCCTGGCCTATGAGGATCTGGGTCCGGAAGCCATCCACCGGCTGGTGGTGGAGGATTTTCCTACTATCGTCATCAATGATTGCCGGGGGCACGACCTTTATGAGGAAGGGGTTAAACACTATGCCCGGTCAGGCAAGATCGGTTGCTAA
- a CDS encoding fumarate hydratase, whose product MREINVKEVTAAVRQAAMTANFELGEDMIRALEKGLREEESPAGQEVFRQLLENARIAREKLIPLCQDCGLTVVFAEVGQEVHLVGGDFNEAIQAGVRQGYQEGYLRKSLCHPLTRQNTGDNTPAVIYTSIVPGDRLKLIVVPKGGGSENMSRVYMLRPAAGLAGIKEKVVQTVREAGANPCPPTIIGVGIGGTFEQAALQAKKALLREVGSQHPDPELAVLEEELLTLINDLGIGPQGLGGRFTSLAVHINLIPCHIASLPVAVNVQCHASRHQEVVL is encoded by the coding sequence ATGCGAGAAATCAACGTTAAAGAAGTGACCGCGGCGGTCAGACAAGCAGCGATGACGGCTAATTTTGAGCTGGGGGAAGATATGATCCGGGCCTTGGAAAAGGGGCTGCGGGAGGAAGAATCCCCGGCCGGCCAAGAAGTATTCCGGCAATTATTGGAAAACGCCCGCATTGCCCGGGAAAAGCTGATCCCCCTCTGTCAGGATTGCGGCCTGACCGTAGTCTTTGCCGAGGTCGGGCAGGAGGTCCATCTGGTCGGGGGCGACTTTAATGAGGCTATTCAGGCAGGCGTGCGCCAGGGATATCAGGAAGGCTACTTGCGGAAATCCTTGTGCCATCCCCTTACCCGCCAAAACACCGGCGATAATACCCCGGCGGTGATCTACACCAGCATCGTGCCCGGCGACCGCTTAAAGCTGATCGTGGTCCCCAAAGGCGGCGGCAGCGAAAACATGAGCCGGGTCTATATGCTGCGCCCGGCCGCGGGCCTGGCCGGGATCAAAGAGAAGGTGGTGCAAACGGTCCGGGAGGCGGGAGCCAATCCCTGTCCGCCGACCATCATTGGGGTGGGTATCGGCGGCACCTTTGAGCAGGCCGCCCTGCAGGCCAAAAAGGCCCTGTTGCGGGAGGTGGGTAGCCAGCATCCCGACCCGGAGTTGGCCGTCCTGGAAGAAGAGTTGTTGACCCTGATCAATGATCTGGGAATCGGCCCCCAGGGGTTGGGGGGACGTTTTACTTCCCTGGCCGTCCATATCAACCTGATACCTTGCCATATTGCCAGTCTGCCGGTGGCGGTTAATGTCCAGTGCCATGCCAGCCGTCACCAGGAAGTAGTGTTATAA